One Prolixibacteraceae bacterium DNA segment encodes these proteins:
- a CDS encoding type I restriction enzyme HsdR N-terminal domain-containing protein, whose protein sequence is MTELNLPKARLKGCKKRDKPYVWDIFRLKYVRLTPEELVRQHFAHYMVSHLKYPPSLIVLEYATTVHGLDRRSDIVAFTPSRKPVIAVECKASSVKITQDVFNQIANYNLDLNVDFLVVTNGLVHYCCELDRKNHRYNFIPEIPPYSHFF, encoded by the coding sequence ATGACTGAATTAAATCTTCCGAAAGCAAGATTAAAGGGCTGTAAAAAGAGAGATAAACCTTATGTGTGGGATATCTTTCGTTTAAAATATGTGAGACTTACACCAGAAGAGTTGGTTCGTCAGCATTTTGCTCACTATATGGTATCACATCTGAAGTATCCACCATCACTTATTGTTTTAGAGTATGCAACCACGGTTCATGGTCTTGATCGCAGGAGTGATATTGTTGCGTTTACGCCTTCACGAAAACCAGTTATTGCAGTAGAGTGTAAGGCTTCCTCTGTAAAGATTACTCAAGATGTGTTCAATCAGATTGCAAACTATAATCTAGATTTAAATGTCGATTTCTTGGTTGTTACCAATGGATTGGTACACTATTGTTGTGAGTTAGATCGAAAAAATCATCGATATAATTTCATTCCGGAAATACCACCTTACAGCCATTTTTTTTAG
- the nqrE gene encoding NADH:ubiquinone reductase (Na(+)-transporting) subunit E codes for MEHYIDLFIKSVFIDNMVFAYFLGMCSYLAVSKKVNTAFGLGLAVIFVLGITLPVNYLLETKVLRPGALSWIDPSFADVDLSFLSFIMFIGIIAAMVQLVEMVVEKFAPALYSSLGIFLPLIAVNCAILGGSLFMQQKNFSNIGEATVYGLGSGVGWLLAIVALAAIREKIQYSNVPAPLRGLGITFIITGLMGIAFMGFMGIKL; via the coding sequence ATGGAACATTATATTGATTTATTTATCAAGTCGGTATTTATCGACAACATGGTATTTGCATATTTCCTAGGAATGTGTTCTTATCTTGCTGTCTCTAAAAAGGTAAATACGGCATTTGGATTGGGACTTGCGGTTATCTTTGTATTAGGGATCACCCTTCCTGTAAACTACCTTTTGGAAACAAAAGTGTTGCGTCCAGGTGCACTTTCTTGGATTGATCCAAGTTTTGCAGATGTCGACTTAAGCTTCTTATCTTTCATCATGTTTATCGGTATTATTGCCGCTATGGTTCAATTGGTTGAGATGGTTGTGGAAAAGTTTGCTCCTGCTTTATACTCTAGCTTGGGTATTTTCCTTCCTTTGATTGCAGTAAACTGTGCGATTTTAGGAGGCTCTCTATTTATGCAGCAGAAAAATTTCTCTAATATTGGAGAGGCTACAGTTTATGGCCTTGGTTCTGGTGTTGGTTGGTTACTTGCTATTGTAGCTTTGGCTGCAATTAGAGAGAAAATCCAATATTCTAATGTACCTGCTCCTTTGAGAGGACTAGGAATCACATTCATCATCACAGGTTTGATGGGTATTGCATTTATGGGATTCATGGGAATTAAGTTATAG
- a CDS encoding septum formation initiator family protein → MLKKLQKFHISSRTIFFIIFAGIFFWDLLLGPHSYIAFKSHEKELKSLERLHDQHKESIVKNRRRLKELSKSNGDLEKYARERFYMKRPNERVYVIIKE, encoded by the coding sequence ATGTTAAAGAAGTTACAGAAATTTCATATCTCATCAAGGACTATCTTTTTTATCATTTTTGCAGGAATATTTTTTTGGGATCTCCTTTTAGGGCCTCATTCTTATATTGCCTTTAAAAGCCATGAGAAAGAGTTGAAATCTCTAGAACGTTTACATGACCAACATAAAGAATCTATCGTAAAGAATAGACGTCGCCTTAAAGAGCTCTCAAAGAGTAATGGAGACTTAGAAAAATATGCAAGAGAACGATTTTATATGAAACGTCCGAATGAAAGAGTTTATGTAATAATAAAGGAGTAG
- the pruA gene encoding L-glutamate gamma-semialdehyde dehydrogenase produces the protein MTDGFYRVPKATNEPVYSYEPGSLERKKLQKALYQLRSELVDLPMIIGGKSVYSEERVQIRPPHDLDHLLGYYHQGSKQDVQLAIDAALDAKSCWENMPWHHRASIFLKAADLISGPYRYKINAATMLGQSKNALQAEIDSACELSDFLRFGVQCMSEIYTMQPNSSKGIWNYNEFRPLEGFVFALTPFNFTAIAGNLPAAPAMMGNTVVWKASKTAIYSAHVVMEVFKKAGLPEGVINLVHCSGPDTADVVFNSPDFAGIHFTGSTEVFQSIWKTIGNNITKYRSYPRIVGETGGKDFIFAAPSACPIDVATAIVRGAFEYQGQKCSAASRAYIPRSMWETLQIEIAKQIKDIKVGPVEDFTNFVNAVIDQSSFDKLAFSIDRIKEDEDAEIFCGGTYNDQKGYFVDPTIVVAMKPDYFSMQEELFGPIITLYIYEDDSIDEIASLIDKTSMYALTGAILSNDRYEIDRLVKALRHSAGNFYINDKPTGAVVGQQPFGGGRGSGTNDKAGSVFNLLRWTSIRTIKETFVPATHFMYPNFKPDFE, from the coding sequence ATGACAGATGGTTTTTATAGAGTACCCAAAGCTACTAATGAACCTGTTTACTCATATGAGCCTGGGAGTTTAGAAAGAAAGAAGTTACAAAAAGCACTTTATCAATTAAGATCTGAATTGGTAGACCTACCAATGATAATAGGGGGGAAGTCTGTCTATTCAGAAGAAAGAGTTCAAATACGGCCTCCTCATGATTTAGACCATTTATTAGGTTATTATCATCAAGGTTCAAAACAGGATGTTCAATTAGCCATTGATGCGGCGTTAGATGCAAAGAGTTGTTGGGAGAATATGCCATGGCACCATAGAGCATCTATATTTCTAAAAGCAGCAGATCTTATTAGTGGTCCTTATCGATATAAAATAAATGCAGCTACAATGCTTGGGCAATCCAAAAATGCATTACAGGCTGAGATAGATTCAGCTTGTGAACTCTCGGATTTCTTACGTTTTGGGGTTCAGTGTATGTCTGAGATTTATACTATGCAACCCAATTCGTCTAAAGGAATATGGAATTATAATGAATTTCGACCTTTAGAAGGATTTGTTTTTGCACTTACTCCATTTAATTTTACTGCAATAGCAGGTAATCTTCCTGCAGCACCTGCGATGATGGGTAACACGGTAGTGTGGAAAGCTTCCAAAACGGCGATCTATTCGGCTCATGTAGTGATGGAAGTATTTAAGAAAGCTGGCTTGCCAGAAGGTGTTATTAATTTAGTACATTGTTCAGGTCCAGATACTGCGGATGTAGTTTTTAATAGTCCTGATTTTGCAGGTATCCATTTTACAGGTTCTACTGAAGTGTTCCAGTCTATTTGGAAAACTATTGGAAACAACATTACTAAATACAGATCTTATCCTAGGATCGTTGGAGAAACAGGGGGAAAAGACTTTATCTTTGCGGCACCTAGTGCGTGTCCTATTGACGTTGCTACTGCTATTGTTAGAGGTGCTTTTGAATATCAAGGGCAAAAGTGTAGTGCTGCATCAAGAGCTTATATTCCACGTTCAATGTGGGAAACATTACAGATAGAGATTGCCAAGCAAATAAAAGATATTAAGGTTGGTCCAGTAGAGGATTTTACCAATTTTGTGAATGCGGTGATTGATCAATCGAGTTTTGATAAATTAGCGTTTTCTATCGATCGTATAAAAGAGGATGAGGATGCTGAAATATTCTGTGGTGGTACCTACAATGACCAAAAAGGATACTTTGTTGATCCTACAATTGTAGTCGCAATGAAACCGGACTATTTCTCAATGCAAGAGGAGCTGTTTGGTCCAATTATTACTCTATATATCTATGAAGATGATTCTATTGATGAAATAGCTTCACTTATTGATAAAACTTCCATGTATGCTTTAACTGGAGCCATTTTAAGTAATGATCGTTATGAAATTGATCGCCTAGTGAAAGCATTACGACATAGTGCAGGTAACTTTTATATCAACGATAAACCAACAGGTGCTGTTGTTGGTCAGCAACCTTTTGGTGGTGGTCGTGGTTCTGGAACAAACGATAAAGCAGGTTCTGTATTTAACCTACTTCGTTGGACATCTATTCGAACCATAAAGGAGACTTTTGTTCCAGCAACACACTTTATGTATCCAAACTTTAAGCCTGACTTTGAATAA
- a CDS encoding YqgE/AlgH family protein, whose translation MKIINKDFFKINNKRNPKQGDFMIAEPFMIGRFFSRSVIMISEYTNAGIVGFVLNKIVPYKVTALVDNFPDTDCDLFYGGPLDTDRLFYIHTLGNILEGSLSITDDLYWGGDLESLKKMIESGYANRHNVRFFLGYSGWSAEQLKEEMNTKNWKMVPSGSVPVFPPNMNLWEDLLKNLGEHYSNWRYFPRHPSLN comes from the coding sequence ATGAAGATAATCAACAAAGATTTTTTTAAGATCAACAATAAGAGAAATCCAAAACAAGGTGATTTTATGATTGCTGAACCTTTTATGATTGGTCGTTTTTTTTCTCGTTCTGTAATTATGATCTCGGAATATACCAATGCTGGGATTGTTGGTTTTGTCTTAAATAAAATTGTTCCTTATAAAGTGACTGCTTTAGTAGATAATTTTCCTGATACAGATTGTGATCTTTTTTATGGTGGTCCATTAGATACAGATCGATTATTCTATATTCATACTCTTGGAAATATATTGGAAGGAAGTTTAAGTATTACTGATGATTTATATTGGGGTGGAGATCTAGAATCTTTGAAAAAAATGATAGAGAGTGGTTATGCTAATCGACACAATGTGCGTTTCTTCCTTGGGTATAGTGGTTGGTCTGCTGAACAATTAAAAGAAGAGATGAACACTAAGAATTGGAAGATGGTTCCCTCAGGATCTGTTCCTGTCTTTCCTCCAAATATGAATCTATGGGAAGATTTACTAAAGAATCTTGGCGAGCATTATTCAAATTGGCGATATTTTCCACGTCATCCATCTTTAAACTAG
- a CDS encoding rhomboid family intramembrane serine protease, with the protein MGLSLTTILCITIGVVSYYGFKDSSLIDKLEFSPYRVVKKQQYYRLFTHGFVHGDWNHLLINLLVLYSFGSNVEHFFFNNFGPLGTFYYAILFVLALPISSLLDLIKYKNNPYYSAVGASGAVSAILFCSIFLNPWAKIYFFMILPIPGLLFGVIYLYYSYYMAKKNQDNIGHTAHFTGAIFGFIFPLFIDFRTFLHHFVNQL; encoded by the coding sequence ATGGGACTTTCACTTACGACTATTTTATGTATCACAATTGGTGTTGTTTCGTACTATGGATTCAAAGATAGTTCGCTAATAGACAAGCTAGAATTTAGCCCTTATAGAGTCGTTAAAAAACAGCAGTATTATCGACTTTTTACTCATGGATTTGTACATGGGGATTGGAACCACCTTTTGATAAATTTACTTGTTCTTTACTCTTTTGGATCAAATGTAGAGCACTTCTTCTTTAATAATTTTGGTCCATTAGGGACATTTTACTATGCAATTCTATTTGTCCTTGCACTTCCTATCTCATCTCTACTTGACCTAATTAAGTACAAAAATAATCCATATTATAGTGCCGTAGGTGCATCTGGTGCTGTCTCTGCAATTCTATTTTGTTCCATCTTTCTAAATCCTTGGGCGAAAATATATTTCTTTATGATACTCCCAATACCGGGACTACTGTTTGGTGTTATATACCTATATTATAGCTACTATATGGCGAAGAAAAATCAAGATAATATCGGTCACACAGCACACTTTACTGGAGCTATATTTGGATTTATCTTCCCTCTATTTATTGACTTTAGAACGTTTCTCCACCACTTTGTAAACCAACTCTAA
- the holA gene encoding DNA polymerase III subunit delta produces MSFHNILKDIEQRNFSPIYFLEGEESFYIDEITQKIEQTVLKEEEKAFNQTILYGKDTDLNEIILTAKRYPMMSDYQVVIVKEAQNIRNIEGLESYCKNPLKSTILVVNYRNKNIDKRKSLGKTIKKIGVLFDAKKPYESELPNWITNRVKSIGHSIDPKATMLISESIGNNLKQLSNNIEKLTIGLKKGDKITLENVEKNIGISKEFNSFELQDAIGEKNVVKANLIVNHMASNPKQYPFAANIAVLYNYFKKLLMMHYAKVKSKDELAKFMGIHSFFLTGYMKAARNYNIRSVVAIIGLLREYDRYSKGGSSSFMTEGELLKELIYKIMHT; encoded by the coding sequence ATGAGCTTTCATAATATCCTGAAAGATATCGAACAAAGAAACTTCTCCCCTATCTATTTCTTAGAGGGAGAAGAGTCTTTTTATATTGATGAGATAACTCAAAAGATTGAACAAACAGTCCTTAAAGAAGAGGAAAAAGCCTTCAACCAAACAATATTGTATGGAAAAGACACAGATCTTAATGAGATAATCTTGACTGCGAAACGATATCCGATGATGTCTGATTACCAAGTCGTAATCGTTAAAGAAGCTCAAAACATTCGCAATATCGAAGGCTTAGAAAGTTACTGTAAGAACCCTCTTAAAAGTACTATTCTTGTAGTCAATTATAGGAATAAAAACATCGATAAAAGAAAATCTCTTGGTAAAACGATCAAGAAGATAGGAGTTCTGTTCGATGCAAAAAAACCTTATGAAAGTGAGCTCCCAAATTGGATTACAAACAGAGTGAAGTCAATAGGTCATAGTATCGACCCAAAAGCTACAATGCTTATTTCGGAGTCCATAGGAAACAACTTAAAGCAGCTTTCAAACAACATTGAAAAACTAACTATTGGTCTTAAGAAGGGAGATAAAATTACCCTTGAGAATGTTGAAAAAAACATAGGAATTAGCAAAGAGTTTAACAGCTTTGAATTACAAGATGCTATTGGAGAGAAAAATGTAGTTAAAGCGAACCTCATTGTAAATCATATGGCTAGTAATCCAAAACAGTATCCTTTTGCTGCAAATATTGCGGTTCTTTATAACTACTTTAAGAAACTGCTTATGATGCACTACGCAAAAGTTAAATCAAAAGATGAACTCGCTAAATTCATGGGGATACATAGCTTCTTTCTTACTGGTTATATGAAAGCAGCAAGAAACTACAATATACGTAGTGTTGTGGCTATTATTGGACTTCTTCGTGAGTATGATAGATATTCCAAAGGAGGCAGCTCTTCTTTTATGACTGAAGGAGAACTTCTAAAAGAGTTAATTTACAAAATAATGCATACTTAA
- a CDS encoding NADH:ubiquinone reductase (Na(+)-transporting) subunit D: MSQLFSKKNIKLLTDPIGSKNPITTQVLGICSALAVTAQLKPAIVMSLSVMAVLACANVIISLLRNTIPNRIRIIVQLVVIAALVILVDQVLRAFVYDVSKQLSVFVGLIITNCILMGRIEAFALGNKPGPAFLDGIGNSAGYALILIIVAFFRELLGSGTLLGYHVIPQCFYEAGYANNGMMILPPMALITVGVIIWAQRSYDRKLIED; encoded by the coding sequence ATGAGTCAATTATTTTCAAAGAAAAATATAAAGCTGCTAACCGATCCAATAGGAAGCAAGAACCCTATCACTACTCAGGTGTTGGGTATCTGTTCTGCCTTGGCGGTAACAGCACAGCTGAAGCCAGCTATTGTGATGTCTTTGTCGGTAATGGCAGTATTGGCATGTGCAAATGTGATTATCTCGCTTTTGCGTAATACTATTCCTAACCGTATTCGTATTATTGTTCAGTTGGTCGTTATTGCAGCATTAGTAATTTTAGTCGATCAGGTTTTACGTGCATTCGTTTATGATGTAAGTAAACAGCTCTCTGTATTCGTTGGTTTGATTATTACAAACTGTATCTTGATGGGTCGTATCGAAGCTTTTGCATTGGGTAACAAGCCAGGTCCAGCATTCTTAGATGGTATCGGTAACTCTGCAGGATATGCTCTAATCCTTATTATTGTAGCATTTTTCCGTGAATTATTAGGGTCAGGTACACTTCTTGGTTATCATGTTATCCCACAATGTTTTTACGAAGCAGGTTATGCTAATAATGGAATGATGATCTTGCCTCCAATGGCGTTGATTACTGTTGGTGTGATTATCTGGGCACAGCGTAGTTATGATCGAAAACTAATTGAAGATTAA
- a CDS encoding AMP nucleosidase — protein sequence MKTKEEITQNWLPRYTGRRLEDFGEFIILTNFQYYVQVFSELFDVKVEGEDRSMPNATANDITIINFGMGSPNAATILDLLSAISPKAVLFLGKCGGLKKKNELGDLILPIAAIRSDGTSNDYLPPEVPALPAFSLQRAISSAIKNNNRDYWTGTVLTTNRRVWEYDERFKKYLRKTRAMAIDMETATIFTVGFANQIPTGALLLVSDQPMISDGVKTETSDKKVTENYVAEHIRIGINALQMLRNEGESVKHLKF from the coding sequence ATGAAGACCAAAGAAGAGATTACACAGAATTGGCTTCCCAGATATACAGGTAGGAGGCTAGAAGACTTTGGAGAATTTATTATTCTTACAAACTTTCAATACTATGTTCAAGTTTTTTCGGAGCTCTTCGATGTAAAAGTAGAAGGTGAAGATCGCTCAATGCCAAATGCGACAGCCAACGACATCACTATCATCAATTTCGGAATGGGTAGTCCTAATGCGGCAACGATCCTTGACCTATTGAGTGCAATATCACCGAAAGCGGTCCTATTCCTAGGCAAATGTGGTGGGTTGAAGAAAAAAAATGAGCTTGGAGACTTAATTCTTCCAATTGCTGCAATTCGTAGCGATGGTACATCCAACGACTACTTGCCTCCTGAAGTACCCGCACTTCCTGCATTTAGTCTACAAAGAGCCATCTCATCCGCTATTAAAAACAATAACAGAGACTATTGGACTGGTACTGTTCTAACAACGAACAGACGTGTTTGGGAATATGATGAAAGATTCAAGAAGTATCTTCGTAAAACTCGAGCAATGGCCATCGATATGGAAACAGCTACTATTTTCACTGTTGGATTTGCAAACCAAATTCCGACAGGTGCACTCCTTCTTGTTTCTGATCAACCAATGATTTCTGATGGTGTAAAAACAGAGACAAGCGACAAAAAAGTGACAGAAAATTATGTAGCAGAACATATTCGCATCGGCATCAATGCTTTACAGATGCTTCGTAATGAAGGGGAATCTGTCAAACATCTTAAATTTTAA
- the nqrF gene encoding NADH:ubiquinone reductase (Na(+)-transporting) subunit F — MILLDANQSTVVITSVVVFLLVILLLVSLLLYVKKKLTPEGKVKVAINQGDQLIETDPGATLLSTLGNEKILLPSACGGGGTCGMCRLQVDSGAGSILPTETGFFTRKEQADNWRLACQVKVKEDMDIRIPQEVMGVKKWECEVVSNDNVATYIKEFVVKLPEGETLDFQSGGYIQIDVPKCEVDFSKFDISEEYKPEWNQHNMFDLKMVNPEPTFRAYSMANHPAEGNIIMLNIRIATPPFDRVNGGFQKINPGICSSYIYSLKPGDKITISGPYGEFFLHDNDQERMFIGGGAGMAPMRSHLFHIFNTVKDTSRKVTFWYGARSSREVFYYEQFREIEKNFPNFEFHLALSDPQPEDNWDGPTGFIHNVIYENYLRNHEAPEDITYYMCGPPIMNSSVENMLFDLGVEKENIHFDDFGS; from the coding sequence ATGATACTACTTGATGCAAACCAATCAACAGTGGTTATAACGAGTGTCGTGGTCTTCCTTTTGGTAATTCTTCTTTTGGTAAGTTTGCTTTTGTATGTTAAAAAGAAGCTTACTCCAGAAGGAAAAGTAAAGGTTGCTATTAACCAAGGAGACCAACTCATTGAAACTGATCCTGGTGCAACTTTACTTAGTACACTAGGAAATGAAAAAATTCTTCTGCCTTCAGCTTGTGGTGGTGGTGGTACATGTGGAATGTGTCGCCTACAAGTTGACAGTGGTGCGGGTTCTATTCTTCCAACTGAAACGGGTTTCTTTACACGTAAAGAACAAGCTGATAACTGGCGTCTTGCTTGTCAGGTAAAAGTGAAAGAAGATATGGATATCCGCATACCACAAGAGGTTATGGGGGTTAAGAAATGGGAATGTGAAGTTGTTTCTAATGACAATGTTGCTACCTATATTAAAGAATTTGTTGTAAAACTTCCAGAAGGGGAAACTTTAGATTTCCAATCGGGGGGATATATTCAGATTGATGTACCTAAATGTGAGGTTGATTTCAGCAAGTTTGATATCTCTGAAGAGTATAAGCCTGAATGGAACCAACATAATATGTTCGATCTGAAGATGGTGAACCCAGAGCCTACGTTCCGTGCGTATTCGATGGCAAATCATCCAGCAGAGGGAAATATTATCATGTTGAATATTCGTATTGCAACTCCTCCATTTGATAGAGTAAATGGTGGTTTCCAGAAGATTAATCCAGGAATTTGTTCTTCTTATATCTACTCATTGAAGCCAGGAGATAAGATTACTATTTCAGGACCTTATGGTGAATTCTTCTTGCATGATAATGACCAAGAGCGTATGTTTATTGGTGGTGGTGCAGGTATGGCTCCAATGCGTTCTCACCTATTCCATATTTTCAATACGGTGAAGGATACAAGTCGTAAGGTTACGTTCTGGTATGGTGCTCGTTCTTCAAGAGAAGTATTCTATTATGAGCAGTTCCGTGAGATTGAGAAGAATTTCCCTAATTTTGAATTTCACTTGGCTCTTTCTGATCCTCAGCCTGAGGACAATTGGGATGGACCAACTGGTTTTATTCATAATGTGATATATGAGAATTATCTAAGAAATCACGAAGCTCCTGAAGATATTACTTACTACATGTGTGGACCTCCAATCATGAACTCATCTGTTGAGAACATGTTGTTTGATCTTGGTGTAGAGAAAGAGAATATCCATTTTGATGATTTCGGTAGTTAA
- the recR gene encoding recombination mediator RecR, whose product MNHTKNSSVLLDKAVEEFSQLPGIGKQTALRLALHLLKKGESTMTRFGQTFIEMGTNIQKCKICQNISDTEVCSICSDSERDIKTICIVENIRDVLSIENTNQFSGRYHVLGGTISPMDGIGPSDLEIDTLISRVQNEPIQEIILALSTTMEGDTTNFFLFKKLNQYDIKISVLARGVSVGDELYYTDTVTLGKSIANRATFDPSF is encoded by the coding sequence ATGAACCATACAAAAAACTCCTCCGTTCTATTAGACAAAGCAGTGGAAGAGTTCTCTCAACTTCCAGGAATAGGAAAACAGACTGCACTTAGGCTGGCTCTACATCTTCTAAAAAAAGGAGAATCTACCATGACACGTTTTGGACAAACATTTATCGAAATGGGAACCAATATTCAGAAGTGTAAAATATGCCAGAATATCTCCGACACAGAAGTATGCAGTATATGTAGCGATTCTGAAAGAGATATAAAAACAATTTGTATCGTTGAAAACATTCGTGACGTACTCTCAATTGAAAATACAAATCAATTCAGTGGAAGGTATCACGTTCTCGGCGGAACCATATCTCCAATGGATGGTATTGGCCCTTCGGATCTAGAGATAGACACTCTTATCTCACGTGTTCAAAATGAACCGATTCAAGAAATTATCTTAGCACTTAGTACCACGATGGAGGGGGATACCACAAACTTCTTTCTTTTCAAAAAACTAAACCAGTATGATATTAAAATATCTGTTTTGGCAAGAGGTGTCTCTGTGGGAGATGAGCTATACTATACTGATACAGTCACATTAGGTAAATCTATTGCAAATAGAGCTACCTTTGATCCTTCATTTTAA
- a CDS encoding GNAT family N-acetyltransferase, whose protein sequence is MQSFFNSKNTNLRPVEPSDIDHLYLWENDTNLWEVGQTTIPFSRFTLEQYVNTIQDDIFVAQQLRLIIEDSHTMEIVGAVDLYDFDPRHSRVGVGILIYAAKDRNKGYALEALVAVEKYVFHFLGLHQLYATVAEDNTPSINLFTKLDYNHTSTKKDWTRKGDQWFDQLLFQKIN, encoded by the coding sequence ATGCAGTCATTTTTCAACTCTAAAAATACAAATCTACGCCCAGTAGAACCATCTGATATAGATCATCTATACCTTTGGGAAAATGATACGAACCTATGGGAAGTCGGGCAAACAACCATTCCATTCTCAAGATTTACTCTTGAACAGTATGTGAATACCATTCAAGACGACATATTCGTAGCACAGCAACTCAGACTTATTATCGAAGACAGCCATACAATGGAGATCGTAGGAGCAGTAGATCTTTATGACTTTGATCCACGTCACAGCAGAGTGGGTGTGGGTATCCTGATTTATGCAGCAAAAGATAGGAATAAAGGGTATGCACTAGAAGCTTTAGTAGCTGTAGAAAAATATGTATTTCATTTCTTAGGCCTTCATCAGCTTTATGCAACAGTTGCCGAGGACAATACTCCTAGCATAAATCTATTTACTAAATTAGATTATAATCACACATCCACAAAGAAAGATTGGACACGAAAAGGAGATCAATGGTTTGATCAACTTCTATTTCAGAAGATCAACTAA